In a genomic window of Ralstonia nicotianae:
- a CDS encoding amidohydrolase, whose product MTADLILHNGRIHTVDRDRPTASAVAVRDGRFVAVSDDATAMAQRGPATRVIDLRGRTVIPGLNDSHLHLIRGGLNYNLELRWEGVPSLADALRMLREQAARTPSPQWVRVVGGWTEFQFAERRMPTLDELNQAAPDTPVFVLHLYDRALLNRAALRQVGYTRDTPNPPGGEIQRDAGGEPTGMLIARPNAMILYATLAKGPKLPPEYQVNSTRQFMRELNRLGVTSAIDAGGGFQNYPEDYAVIRQLAQENQLTVRIAYNLFTQKPKEELADFKHWTGSVPYRQGDDFLRHNGAGEMLVFSAADFEDFLQPRPDLPETMEPELEAVVRHLVAQRWPFRLHATYDESISRMLDVFERVDREIPFDGLPWFFDHAETISPRNIERVRALGGGIAIQDRMAFQGEYFVERYGAAAAGQTPPIQRMLAEGVPVGAGTDATRVSSYNPWTSLYWLVSGRTVGGLPLYPQGLPRDVALALYTHGSAWFSADQGNKGQIKVGQLADLAALSADFFSVDEAGIKAIESVLTVVGGRVVHGAAEFTEYGPPPIPVLPEWSPVARVPGHWRPAAPLQRQVHHCAGACGVHGHAHQKARTANVPAADFRAFWGAFGCSCFAF is encoded by the coding sequence ATGACCGCCGACCTCATCCTGCACAACGGCCGCATCCACACCGTCGACCGCGACCGCCCCACCGCCAGCGCCGTCGCCGTGCGCGACGGCCGCTTCGTGGCCGTGAGCGACGACGCCACCGCGATGGCGCAGCGCGGCCCCGCCACCCGGGTGATCGACCTGCGCGGGCGCACCGTCATCCCCGGCCTCAACGATTCGCACCTGCACCTGATCCGCGGCGGGCTGAACTACAACCTCGAGCTGCGCTGGGAAGGCGTGCCGTCGCTGGCGGACGCGCTGCGCATGCTCCGGGAGCAGGCCGCGCGCACGCCGTCGCCGCAATGGGTGCGCGTGGTGGGCGGCTGGACCGAATTCCAGTTCGCCGAGCGCCGCATGCCCACGCTCGACGAGCTGAACCAGGCCGCGCCCGACACGCCGGTGTTCGTGCTGCACCTGTACGACCGCGCGCTGCTCAACCGCGCCGCGCTCAGGCAGGTCGGCTACACCCGGGACACGCCCAACCCGCCCGGCGGCGAAATCCAGCGCGATGCCGGCGGCGAGCCCACCGGCATGCTGATCGCCCGGCCCAACGCGATGATCCTGTACGCGACGCTGGCCAAGGGGCCGAAGCTGCCGCCCGAATACCAGGTCAACTCGACGCGACAGTTCATGCGCGAACTCAACCGTCTGGGCGTGACCAGCGCCATCGACGCGGGCGGCGGCTTCCAGAACTATCCGGAGGACTACGCCGTCATCCGCCAGCTGGCGCAGGAGAACCAGCTGACGGTGCGCATCGCCTACAACCTCTTCACGCAGAAGCCGAAGGAAGAGCTGGCCGACTTCAAGCACTGGACCGGCAGCGTGCCGTACCGCCAGGGCGACGACTTCCTGCGCCACAACGGCGCGGGCGAGATGCTGGTCTTCTCCGCCGCCGATTTTGAAGACTTCCTGCAGCCGCGCCCCGACCTGCCCGAGACCATGGAGCCGGAGCTGGAAGCCGTGGTGCGCCACCTGGTGGCGCAGCGCTGGCCGTTCCGCCTGCACGCCACCTACGACGAGTCGATCTCGCGCATGCTCGATGTGTTCGAGCGCGTGGATCGCGAGATTCCGTTCGACGGCCTGCCGTGGTTCTTCGACCATGCCGAGACCATCTCGCCGCGGAACATCGAACGCGTGCGCGCCCTCGGCGGCGGCATCGCCATCCAGGACCGCATGGCCTTCCAGGGCGAATACTTCGTCGAGCGCTACGGCGCGGCCGCCGCCGGGCAGACACCGCCCATCCAGCGCATGCTGGCCGAAGGCGTGCCGGTCGGCGCCGGCACCGATGCCACGCGCGTGTCGAGCTACAACCCGTGGACGTCGCTGTACTGGCTGGTGAGCGGGCGCACCGTCGGCGGCCTGCCGCTGTATCCGCAAGGCCTGCCGCGCGACGTGGCGCTCGCGCTGTACACGCACGGCAGCGCCTGGTTCTCGGCGGACCAGGGCAACAAGGGACAGATCAAGGTGGGGCAGCTGGCCGACCTGGCCGCGCTGTCGGCGGACTTCTTCTCGGTGGACGAAGCCGGCATCAAGGCCATCGAATCGGTGCTGACGGTGGTGGGCGGGCGCGTCGTCCACGGTGCCGCGGAGTTCACCGAATACGGGCCGCCACCGATTCCGGTGCTGCCGGAGTGGTCGCCGGTGGCGCGCGTGCCGGGGCACTGGCGGCCGGCCGCGCCGCTGCAGCGCCAGGTGCACCACTGCGCCGGCGCATGCGGGGTGCACGGCCATGCGCACCAGAAGGCGCGCACGGCCAACGTGCCTGCCGCCGATTTCCGCGCGTTCTGGGGCGCCTTCGGGTGTTCGTGCTTTGCGTTCTGA
- a CDS encoding YoaK family protein, which translates to MRSEAGATAPAAPARSARFLIAQGSLLAFVAGYIDVVGFSALFGLFTAHVTGNFVMIGVELAQSGQGVLAKLLALPVFVLAVASTKLAVAALARRGTAPMRPLLLAQAALLLAFMVAGLLALPIRSADAPATILVGLIGVAAMGVQNAKARIVLSEHAPTTIMTGNTTQIVIDVVELLSPASTQKDIARTRLRKMTPPLAGFAIGAVLGALAFAALSFWCVAPPVVILLVLAALQR; encoded by the coding sequence TTGCGTTCTGAGGCCGGCGCCACCGCCCCGGCGGCCCCCGCGCGATCGGCGCGCTTCCTGATCGCGCAGGGCAGCCTGCTCGCCTTCGTCGCCGGCTACATCGACGTGGTCGGCTTCTCGGCGCTGTTCGGGCTGTTCACCGCGCACGTCACCGGCAACTTCGTGATGATCGGCGTAGAGCTGGCGCAGTCCGGCCAGGGCGTGCTGGCCAAGCTGCTGGCGCTGCCGGTGTTCGTGCTGGCGGTGGCATCGACCAAGCTGGCGGTGGCGGCGCTCGCGCGGCGCGGCACGGCGCCGATGCGGCCGCTGCTGCTGGCCCAGGCCGCGCTGCTGCTGGCGTTCATGGTGGCCGGTCTGCTGGCGCTGCCGATCCGGTCTGCCGACGCGCCGGCCACCATCCTCGTCGGGCTGATCGGCGTGGCGGCGATGGGCGTGCAGAACGCCAAGGCGCGCATCGTGCTGTCCGAGCACGCGCCCACCACCATCATGACGGGCAACACCACGCAGATCGTCATCGACGTGGTGGAACTGCTGTCGCCCGCCAGCACGCAGAAGGACATCGCCCGCACGCGCCTGCGCAAGATGACGCCGCCGCTGGCGGGCTTCGCCATCGGCGCGGTGCTGGGCGCGCTGGCGTTCGCGGCGCTGTCGTTCTGGTGCGTGGCGCCGCCCGTCGTCATCCTGCTGGTGCTGGCGGCGCTGCAGCGGTAG
- the icmF gene encoding fused isobutyryl-CoA mutase/GTPase IcmF: protein MTDLSAARAAEPTSVSEPGAVSNKVRFVTAASLFDGHDASINIMRRILQSMGCEVIHLGHNRSVDEVVNAALQEDVQGIAVSSYQGGHVEYFKYMIDALRARGGEHIQVFGGGGGVIVPAEIRELQDYGVARIYSPEDGQRMGLAGMIADMVRRCDIDLAAYAPTTLEPVAKGDRRALAQLITALESGRIDPALRQAVHARAATAHTPVLGITGTGGAGKSSLTDELIRRFRLDQHDRLRIAVISIDPSRRKSGGALLGDRIRMNAINHPNLFVRSLATREASSEISDALPDVIAACRAGGFDLVIVETSGIGQGDAAIVPHADLSLYVMTPEFGAASQLEKIDMLDFADLVAINKFDRKGAQDAWRDVAKQVQRNREQWHAKPEDMPVFGTQASHFNDDGVTALYHALADRLAERGMALAERTLPRPAGTCSTSHDAIVPPARVRYLAEVADTVRGYHRRVDAQSGLARERQQLQASRRMLEAAGAAADVLTALDAQAAERDARLGAAERKLLAMWPDLRRAYAGDEYVVKIRDRELRTPLTYTTLSGTTLRKVVLPPYEDDGEILRWLMRENVPGSFPYTAGVFAFKRRGDVGGEDPTRMFAGEGDALRTNRRFKLVSEGMEAKRLSTAFDSVTLYGEDPDPRPDIYGKIGNAGVSIATLDDLKVLYDGFDLTSPNTSVSMTINGPAPTILAMFMNTALDQNLARFRADNGREPTEGEEAKIRAWVLQNVRGTVQADILKEDQGQNTCIFSTAFSLKVMGDIQEYFVHHQVRNFYSVSISGYHIAEAGANPISQLAFTLANGFTYVEAYLARGMHIDDFAPNLSFFFSNGMDPEYSVLGRVARRIWAVTMRDKYGANERSQKLKYHVQTSGRSLHAQEIAFNDIRTTLQALIAIYDNCNSLHTNAYDEAITTPTTESVRRALAIQLIINREWGLAKCENPNQGSFIIDELTDLVEAAVLREFERLAERGGVLGAMETGYQRGRIQEESMLYEQRKHDGSLPIVGVNTFRNPEAGHAAPAHIELARSSEEEKRRQLARLADFHARHAAEAPAMLQRLQRAVIDDQNVFAVLMDAVRVCSLGQITHALFEVGGQYRRNM from the coding sequence ATGACCGATCTTTCCGCCGCCCGCGCGGCCGAACCGACGTCTGTGAGCGAGCCCGGCGCGGTGAGCAACAAGGTGCGCTTCGTCACGGCGGCTTCGTTGTTCGACGGCCACGATGCGTCCATCAACATCATGCGGCGCATCCTGCAGTCGATGGGTTGCGAGGTGATCCACCTGGGGCACAACCGCTCGGTGGACGAGGTGGTCAACGCGGCCCTGCAGGAGGATGTGCAGGGCATTGCCGTGTCCAGCTACCAGGGCGGCCACGTCGAGTACTTCAAATACATGATCGACGCGCTGCGCGCGCGCGGCGGCGAGCACATCCAGGTGTTCGGCGGCGGCGGCGGGGTGATCGTGCCGGCCGAGATCCGCGAGCTGCAGGACTACGGCGTGGCGCGCATCTACAGTCCGGAGGACGGCCAGCGCATGGGCCTGGCCGGCATGATCGCCGACATGGTGCGGCGCTGCGATATCGATCTCGCTGCGTATGCGCCGACGACGCTGGAGCCTGTCGCCAAGGGCGATCGGCGTGCGCTTGCGCAACTGATCACCGCTCTGGAATCGGGGCGCATCGACCCGGCGCTGCGCCAGGCCGTGCACGCGCGCGCGGCCACGGCGCACACGCCGGTGCTCGGCATCACGGGCACGGGCGGCGCGGGCAAGTCGTCGCTGACCGACGAGCTGATCCGCCGCTTCCGGCTCGACCAGCACGACCGCCTGCGCATCGCCGTGATCTCGATCGATCCGTCGCGGCGCAAGTCGGGCGGGGCGCTGCTGGGCGACCGCATCCGCATGAACGCGATCAACCACCCGAACCTCTTCGTGCGCTCGCTGGCCACGCGCGAGGCGAGCAGCGAGATTTCCGACGCGCTGCCGGACGTGATCGCCGCGTGCCGCGCGGGCGGCTTCGATCTCGTCATCGTCGAGACCTCGGGCATCGGCCAGGGCGATGCGGCCATCGTGCCGCATGCCGATCTGTCGCTGTACGTGATGACGCCGGAATTTGGCGCGGCCAGCCAGTTGGAGAAGATCGATATGCTCGACTTTGCCGACCTGGTGGCGATCAACAAGTTCGACCGCAAGGGCGCGCAGGATGCCTGGCGCGACGTCGCCAAGCAGGTGCAGCGCAACCGCGAGCAATGGCACGCCAAGCCGGAAGACATGCCGGTGTTTGGCACCCAGGCCTCGCACTTCAACGACGACGGCGTGACCGCGCTCTACCACGCGCTGGCCGACCGGCTGGCCGAGCGCGGCATGGCGCTGGCCGAGCGCACGCTGCCGCGTCCGGCCGGCACCTGCTCGACCAGCCACGACGCCATCGTGCCGCCCGCCCGCGTGCGCTACCTGGCCGAGGTGGCCGACACGGTGCGCGGCTATCACCGCCGCGTCGATGCGCAGAGCGGCCTCGCCCGCGAGCGCCAGCAGCTGCAAGCCAGCCGCCGCATGCTGGAAGCCGCTGGCGCGGCGGCCGACGTGCTGACCGCGCTCGACGCGCAAGCCGCCGAGCGCGATGCCCGGCTCGGCGCCGCCGAGCGCAAGCTGCTCGCGATGTGGCCCGATCTGCGCCGCGCATATGCCGGCGACGAATACGTCGTCAAGATCCGCGACCGTGAGCTGCGCACGCCGCTCACGTACACCACGCTGTCGGGCACCACCCTGCGCAAGGTCGTGCTGCCGCCGTACGAAGACGACGGCGAGATCCTGCGCTGGCTGATGCGCGAGAACGTGCCGGGCAGCTTCCCGTACACGGCCGGCGTGTTCGCCTTCAAGCGCCGGGGTGACGTGGGCGGTGAAGACCCGACCCGCATGTTCGCCGGCGAGGGCGATGCCTTGCGCACCAATCGCCGCTTCAAGCTGGTCTCCGAGGGCATGGAGGCCAAGCGGCTGTCCACCGCGTTCGACTCCGTCACGCTGTACGGCGAAGACCCCGACCCGCGTCCCGACATCTACGGCAAGATCGGCAACGCGGGCGTGTCGATCGCCACGCTCGACGACCTGAAGGTGCTGTACGACGGCTTCGACCTGACCAGCCCGAACACCTCCGTCTCGATGACGATCAACGGCCCCGCGCCGACCATCCTGGCGATGTTCATGAACACCGCCCTCGACCAGAACCTCGCCAGGTTCCGCGCCGACAACGGCCGCGAGCCGACCGAGGGCGAGGAGGCGAAGATCCGCGCCTGGGTGCTGCAGAACGTGCGCGGCACGGTGCAGGCCGACATCCTCAAGGAAGACCAGGGCCAGAACACCTGCATCTTCTCGACCGCGTTCTCGCTCAAGGTGATGGGCGACATCCAGGAATATTTCGTGCACCACCAGGTGCGCAACTTCTACTCGGTGTCGATCTCCGGCTACCACATCGCCGAGGCCGGGGCGAACCCGATCTCGCAACTGGCCTTCACGCTCGCCAACGGCTTCACGTATGTGGAGGCGTACCTCGCGCGCGGCATGCACATCGATGATTTCGCGCCCAACCTGTCGTTCTTCTTCTCCAACGGCATGGACCCGGAGTACAGCGTGCTGGGCCGCGTGGCGCGCCGCATCTGGGCGGTGACGATGCGCGATAAGTATGGCGCCAACGAGCGCAGCCAGAAGCTCAAGTACCACGTGCAGACCTCGGGCCGCTCGCTGCACGCGCAGGAGATCGCCTTCAACGACATCCGCACCACGCTGCAGGCGCTGATCGCCATCTACGACAACTGCAACAGCCTGCACACCAACGCCTACGACGAGGCCATCACCACGCCGACGACCGAGTCGGTGCGGCGCGCGCTGGCGATCCAGCTCATCATCAACCGCGAGTGGGGCCTGGCCAAGTGCGAGAACCCGAACCAGGGCAGCTTCATCATCGACGAGCTGACCGATCTGGTGGAGGCGGCCGTGCTGCGGGAGTTCGAGCGCCTCGCCGAGCGCGGCGGCGTGCTCGGCGCGATGGAGACCGGCTACCAGCGCGGCAGGATCCAGGAGGAGTCGATGCTGTACGAGCAGCGCAAGCACGACGGCTCGCTGCCCATCGTCGGTGTCAACACCTTCCGCAACCCGGAGGCGGGGCACGCCGCGCCCGCGCACATCGAGCTGGCCCGCTCGAGCGAGGAAGAGAAGCGGCGCCAGCTCGCCCGCCTGGCGGATTTCCACGCCCGCCACGCCGCCGAGGCGCCGGCCATGCTGCAGCGCTTGCAGCGTGCCGTGATCGACGACCAGAACGTGTTTGCCGTGCTGATGGACGCGGTGCGCGTCTGCTCGCTCGGGCAGATCACGCACGCGCTGTTCGAGGTGGGGGGGCAGTATCGGCGCAATATGTAG
- a CDS encoding DUF427 domain-containing protein — protein MSDIDPNHPITVAPNPRRVTVVFNGYTIADTRQARTLREASLAPVQYIPRDDVQMNHLERTHHHTHCPYKGDAAYYTIVTGDTRAENAVWTYEHALPVAREVERFLAFYPNQVTITEE, from the coding sequence ATGTCCGACATCGACCCCAATCACCCGATCACCGTCGCACCCAACCCGCGCCGCGTCACGGTGGTCTTCAATGGCTACACCATCGCCGATACGCGGCAGGCCCGCACGCTGCGGGAAGCATCGCTGGCGCCGGTGCAGTACATCCCGCGCGATGACGTGCAGATGAACCACCTGGAGCGCACCCACCATCACACGCACTGCCCGTACAAAGGCGATGCGGCGTACTACACCATCGTCACCGGCGACACGCGGGCGGAAAACGCCGTGTGGACATACGAGCACGCCCTGCCCGTCGCGCGCGAGGTGGAGCGCTTCCTGGCGTTCTATCCGAACCAGGTGACGATTACGGAGGAATGA
- a CDS encoding AraC family transcriptional regulator: MLDFRTYGLAAPPHAHDFVQVVMPSRGVLAMEVDGRAGCVDAHHAALIPAGATHAFEAAGSNAFIVLDIATPALETPDLDGLAERVFFALTPGLRALAAWLHSAQAPHARPVLDPALAQAWSSLALATLAAHPANRSTQYQVRPDPRAERAWRMIEQHYAQPLTVQALAAEVGLSARRLAALFRAAYGTTLHARLAAVRLGHALRLLERTALPIAEIAARTGYYDQSALTRHLKAAHGITPAAVRCGG, translated from the coding sequence ATGCTGGATTTCCGCACCTACGGCCTCGCCGCCCCGCCCCATGCCCACGACTTCGTGCAGGTCGTGATGCCGTCGCGCGGCGTGCTGGCGATGGAGGTGGACGGCCGCGCCGGCTGCGTCGACGCGCACCACGCCGCACTGATCCCGGCCGGCGCCACGCATGCCTTCGAAGCCGCCGGGTCGAACGCCTTCATCGTGCTGGACATCGCCACGCCCGCGCTCGAAACGCCCGACCTCGACGGCCTGGCCGAGCGGGTGTTCTTCGCGCTCACGCCCGGCCTGCGCGCGCTGGCCGCCTGGCTGCACAGCGCCCAAGCGCCGCACGCCAGGCCGGTGCTCGATCCCGCACTGGCACAGGCATGGTCATCGCTGGCGCTGGCGACGCTGGCTGCGCACCCGGCCAACCGGTCGACGCAGTACCAGGTACGCCCCGATCCGCGCGCCGAACGCGCATGGCGGATGATCGAGCAGCACTATGCGCAGCCGCTCACCGTGCAAGCGCTGGCCGCCGAAGTGGGGCTGAGCGCCCGGCGGCTGGCCGCGCTGTTCCGTGCCGCCTACGGCACCACGCTGCACGCGCGGCTGGCGGCGGTGCGGCTCGGCCATGCGCTGCGGCTGCTGGAGCGCACCGCGCTGCCGATCGCCGAGATCGCCGCCCGCACCGGCTATTACGACCAGAGCGCGCTGACCCGCCATCTCAAGGCCGCCCACGGCATCACGCCCGCGGCCGTGCGGTGCGGCGGCTGA
- a CDS encoding DMT family transporter yields the protein MAVGNTPSATRLTHALHDARRDRLTGLGCGIAAGALWGIIFVAPRMLPAFSPLALSAARYLLYGVLSLALALPVWRPLWRKTTRRDWLALVLLSLPGNVLYYLCVAGGVQRAGVAPVSLIVGLLPVTVTLAGAAEHGSLPLRRLALPLLMAAAGVACIYADAPATQAGAGGATHLLGLLMAAGALACWTFYAVCNARYLRRHPQFTSREWSLLTGIATGALSLVLAVPAFLMPGMATAAPQPASAWGLFWLVNTGVALGASVLGNSLWNTASRKLPLTLSGQMIVFETVFALLYGFIQEGRWPHGLEVAAALLLMGGVGLAARRHV from the coding sequence ATGGCTGTTGGCAACACCCCCTCCGCAACACGACTGACGCACGCGCTGCACGATGCGCGGCGCGACCGCCTGACCGGGCTCGGCTGCGGCATCGCGGCCGGCGCGCTGTGGGGCATCATCTTCGTGGCGCCGCGCATGCTGCCGGCGTTCTCGCCGCTGGCGCTGTCGGCGGCACGGTATCTGCTGTACGGCGTGCTGTCGCTCGCGCTGGCCCTGCCGGTCTGGCGCCCGCTGTGGCGCAAGACCACGCGGCGGGACTGGCTGGCGCTGGTGTTGCTGTCGCTGCCGGGCAACGTGCTCTATTACCTGTGCGTGGCGGGCGGCGTGCAGCGCGCCGGGGTGGCGCCGGTGTCGCTGATCGTCGGGCTGCTGCCGGTCACCGTCACCCTGGCGGGTGCGGCCGAGCACGGCAGCCTGCCGCTGCGCCGGCTCGCGCTGCCGCTGCTGATGGCGGCGGCCGGCGTGGCCTGCATCTACGCCGATGCCCCCGCCACGCAAGCCGGCGCCGGCGGCGCCACCCATCTGCTCGGGCTGCTGATGGCGGCGGGCGCGCTGGCCTGCTGGACCTTCTATGCGGTCTGCAATGCACGGTACCTGCGCAGGCACCCGCAATTCACCAGCCGCGAATGGTCGCTGCTGACCGGCATCGCCACCGGCGCCCTGTCGCTCGTGCTCGCCGTACCGGCCTTCCTGATGCCGGGGATGGCGACCGCCGCACCGCAACCCGCATCGGCGTGGGGGCTGTTCTGGCTCGTCAATACCGGCGTGGCGCTGGGGGCGTCGGTGCTCGGCAACAGCCTGTGGAACACCGCGAGCCGCAAGCTGCCGCTGACCCTGTCGGGGCAGATGATCGTGTTCGAGACGGTGTTCGCGCTGCTCTACGGATTCATCCAGGAAGGACGATGGCCGCATGGGCTGGAAGTGGCGGCAGCGCTGTTGCTGATGGGTGGGGTCGGGCTGGCTGCGCGTCGGCATGTTTAG
- a CDS encoding LysE family translocator codes for MPLHTWLAFIGASLIVLLIPGPTILLVIGDSLANRGRSAWSTVAGVAAGDTTAMAVSLAGAGALLAASAAAFTVLKLVGGSYLVYLGIRSILTARRLRDDAPEAVIPMQPKSARRRFLSAWTVTALNPKSIVFFVAFVPQFISADQTFVSQGAILLPTFVCLAALNASMYALAARLLARQLTSVAAQRRFGYTGGAVLLGAGTITLGMQSG; via the coding sequence ATGCCCCTGCACACTTGGCTGGCCTTCATCGGCGCGAGCCTCATCGTCCTGCTGATTCCCGGCCCGACCATCCTGCTGGTGATCGGCGATTCGCTGGCCAACCGCGGGCGTTCGGCATGGAGCACGGTGGCCGGCGTGGCCGCCGGGGATACCACGGCGATGGCCGTGTCGCTGGCCGGGGCGGGTGCGCTGCTGGCCGCATCGGCGGCGGCGTTCACGGTGCTGAAGCTGGTCGGGGGCTCGTACCTCGTCTACCTGGGCATCCGGTCGATCCTGACCGCGCGGCGCCTGCGCGACGATGCGCCCGAGGCCGTCATCCCGATGCAGCCGAAGTCCGCCCGGCGCCGCTTCCTGTCGGCCTGGACGGTGACGGCGCTGAACCCCAAGAGCATCGTCTTCTTCGTCGCCTTCGTGCCGCAGTTCATCTCGGCGGACCAGACCTTCGTGTCGCAGGGCGCGATCCTGCTGCCGACCTTCGTCTGCCTGGCCGCGCTGAATGCATCGATGTACGCGCTGGCCGCCCGGCTGCTGGCCCGCCAGCTGACCAGCGTGGCCGCGCAGCGCCGCTTCGGCTATACCGGCGGCGCGGTGCTGCTGGGCGCCGGCACGATCACGCTCGGCATGCAGTCGGGCTGA
- a CDS encoding low temperature requirement protein A translates to MPRSYLRPAPSGAHGHHRVTNIELFFDLVFVFAVTQLSHLLIGNFTLAGGAQTLLLMLAVWWVWIFTSWVTNWLDPEQLAIRLLLLVLMTAGLLLSASLPQAFGSRGLAFALAYVFMQFGRTLFFLWAVRGESLGMRRNFQRIATWLGVSAVFWLAGGLAEGPARWAAWIAALGIEWLGPSAGFYTPGLGRSTVDDWHVEGGHMAERCSLFIIIALGESVLVTGSTFAGLDWSPASIAAMALSFIGSLAMWWLYFDTIAERGSHTISHAADPGRLARLAYTYIHVLLVAGIIVGAAADEFVLAHPVGHPHPGTALAVLGSAALYLLGNLLFKCAIFGRARAAHMLGLAALGLIGLVAAALPALAVSALATLVLCGSAAWEWYTRACEVPTTPGHGHRA, encoded by the coding sequence ATGCCGCGCAGCTACCTCCGCCCCGCGCCGTCCGGCGCGCACGGCCATCACCGCGTCACCAATATCGAGCTGTTCTTCGATCTGGTGTTCGTGTTCGCGGTGACGCAGCTGTCGCACCTGCTGATCGGCAATTTCACCCTCGCGGGCGGCGCGCAGACACTGCTGCTGATGCTGGCCGTGTGGTGGGTGTGGATCTTCACTTCGTGGGTCACCAACTGGCTGGACCCGGAGCAGCTCGCCATCCGCCTCCTGCTGCTGGTGCTGATGACGGCGGGGCTGCTGCTGTCGGCGTCGCTGCCGCAGGCGTTCGGCTCGCGCGGGCTGGCGTTCGCGCTCGCTTACGTCTTCATGCAGTTCGGCCGCACGCTGTTCTTCCTGTGGGCGGTGCGCGGCGAATCGCTGGGCATGCGACGCAACTTCCAGCGCATCGCCACGTGGCTGGGCGTCTCGGCGGTGTTCTGGCTGGCGGGCGGCCTCGCGGAGGGGCCGGCGCGCTGGGCCGCCTGGATCGCCGCGCTCGGCATCGAATGGCTCGGACCGTCGGCGGGCTTCTACACCCCCGGCCTGGGCCGCTCGACGGTCGACGACTGGCATGTCGAAGGCGGCCACATGGCCGAGCGCTGCTCGCTGTTCATCATCATTGCGCTGGGCGAATCGGTGCTGGTCACCGGCTCGACCTTCGCCGGGCTCGACTGGAGCCCGGCCAGCATCGCCGCGATGGCGTTGTCGTTCATCGGCAGCCTGGCGATGTGGTGGCTGTACTTCGACACCATCGCCGAGCGCGGCAGCCACACCATCTCGCACGCGGCCGATCCCGGGCGGCTGGCGCGATTGGCCTACACCTACATCCACGTGCTGCTGGTGGCGGGCATCATCGTCGGCGCGGCGGCCGATGAATTCGTGCTGGCGCATCCGGTGGGGCATCCGCACCCGGGCACGGCGCTGGCGGTGCTCGGCAGCGCCGCGCTCTACCTGCTCGGCAACCTGCTCTTCAAGTGCGCGATCTTCGGGCGGGCCCGCGCGGCGCACATGCTGGGGCTGGCGGCGCTGGGACTGATCGGACTGGTGGCGGCCGCACTGCCGGCGCTGGCGGTCTCCGCGCTGGCGACGCTGGTGCTGTGCGGCTCGGCGGCATGGGAGTGGTACACCCGCGCGTGCGAGGTGCCCACCACCCCCGGCCACGGACACCGCGCCTAG